Genomic window (Gasterosteus aculeatus chromosome 1, fGasAcu3.hap1.1, whole genome shotgun sequence):
GGAGTGCTTAACACCAGAAATCTTTTGTCTGTTATGTcaacaaagtcacctgtgactctcacactaataataataataataataataatgatgatgataatagcCCATGCCTTCTGTGCAGCCGATGAGTCCTGGGCCAGCGTCTCGCTGTCGTACATGGACTCCAGGGCCTTGAGGGCGCGCTCGGGCcggcccagctgctgctgcagggtggCCAGGGAGAGGCGCGCCTCCAGGTGCTGCGGAGCCATGTCCACCACTTTGGTGTAGCTCTGCGCTGCCGCCTCCATGTGGCCTAGCGCCTTCAGACACTCTGTGTGGGGAGAGTCACAAAGGCTGCACATTGGGTTTTCCCTTTCACACATACAGCACAATTAAATCCAGTTCTGCAGACCAGATGAAATGTTTCACACACAGAGAAGTATGCTTCCAGAGATCCTGACGTTAACTAAAATGTTCAATTTAACTCTACTCTTCAGTTCATAGGAACCATATGCAATGGATAAGGTCTTCAAATGAACACAATATCTCATCAGATTAAGGACACATTCGCAGTTAAACTATTTAGGCCAGAAATGATCGTTAattatttgtgatatttgactCTTTAACTACCTGCGTGTCGCAGCCAGACGACAGCCAGGTTGTACTGCTCGGATATGACGAGGGCCGACAGCAGAGGCAGAGCGCTCATGTACTCGCCCTCGTCCAGGAAGGCCTCGCCCACATCCAGGTACAAGTCACCGATCTCATCCGGACTCTGCTCCATCAGCGATGACACCAGCCCCtgtgagagggtggggggggttcagagCGACGGAACGGGGGTCGTAACCACTTTCCGTTACCaaaaaagcttgtttttttttaaattctgtttACCTCCAAGGGTGTGTTGACATGCAGGTGTATGAGGCAGACAGTCAGCTTGGCCCTAAGGTCCACCGGGGTGCTGTCTGGTACAAGGACATCTTTAATTTCACCTGGAGACAGACTGATGGTTAGAAAACCTGCTTCACCGTGGGAATTTAACAGAAAAGTTTAACCCGAATACATTTGTCATATTTAGCCAAGCAGTTATGGCCCAAACGGTTTCCTTGAGGTGACATTGACCTTTTACCTACAACACCTAATCAGTTCACTCTTGATTGACGTGTTGTCTGTGACAATAAAAGGGAAATATCTGCATATAGATGgactttttttcagatttaCTCACAGTTGTCTTTAAGAGCAATTTCTGCCTCAGTCTTTGCGTCTTCTTCATTGGTCTCATTGGTCTCCTCTCCagctttctcctcttcttctttttcttgttgttgttgttttctgtcgCACCCTGATGTGGATTCATTGCATTCCAAAACTATACCTGCAAACTGGACCAAGacctgtgaaaacacacaaaatacacacattcatttaaagaaaGACCAGGATTTATTTAACTCACATCTCATATATACAGgcaactttattttcttttatataaGTCAAATGTCACCCGTGTTATAAGAAGGAACAACGGTTAGCTGCTATGTAGAACTCAAACAGTTTAAATTCTACAGTTTCTATGGCatctaaaaacaaaatatactgcTTTGCATAGTAAGTAGTGTTTTCGACAGCCACACCTAGTTACAAAATGATACAGGTGAAGCTTAATATGGGGATGGAGCGGGAACAAGCAGCACAAATAACGGGGGACTTTTAGTGTGATGAATTACTGGGAAATTGAAGGTTTTTACGACGACAATCAACACTTATTTAAGGAAGATGTGTAACCACTGCTGGCGGGACGGGAACAAGCTCCCGGCTTCTACCTGCAGCGCCTTGTTGTACTGCCGGTTGGCCACGTAGAGCTCGGCTGCCATGTTGATCAAGTCGTCGCTGACCAGGCTGGGGTGTCGCTCCAGAGCTTCCTCGATGACACCGAGGGCCGAGGGCAAGTCGTTACTCTCGTAGTAACTCCTAAGCGGGACACACATGGTATGaatgaaactgtgtgtgtgtgtgtgtgtgtgtgtagcaggtTCGAGTTGACCCTACTTGGCCATGTCCTTGGAGAGCTGCATGAAGTGCTCTCCGTCCTCCATCGGCAGCAGCGACAGGATCCTGCGGTAGCCGTCCATGCACTGCTTGTGCTCCCCCAGGCGCATGTGCAGGCTGGCGCGCTCCCACAAGTAGCGCACGTTGGTGGGGTCGGACTTGATGGCTGCGGcgggagagaggatgagaggggtgaggaggacAAACGCGACCGACGGACGAGGCTGTGCGAGACTGCCTCTGTGGATCGAGAGAAGACGTTATCACCCAGTGGTGGAGAAGAACCATCAGGTCACATGTTATTGGCCGAGAGGAGCATTCCAAAGACAAATGCCGTTAAAAAGCACATTTCTGTACGAGCGCTGAATGCGCATTAACAGGTGGATTTGGTCCAAATTAAGTCTTTATCATCGGTTTATGTGTAACGGCAGCTTGTTATGTCAGATGATTCCGAACCCACTGAAAATTGGTCCTATGGATGCTGCCATTTCATTTATAAATGTAACACATCTACTTTTTGTTACAAAAAGTAAAACTTAGGAAAAAAAAGTCGATCTGTCTGTTTCTTAACAATGAATCATTACCAATATGCAGTGTTTCAGAAGCAGAcagtgtgaataaataaatcacgtATGGAAATATTTTTGctgcatgaagaagaagaatcaatACTGTTTTAATTCCACATTGTGGCCCTCTGACTAGGGGCCGAATGGTGAGTTGCTtagacatccccccccccccccctagttcACCCTGTAAAAAACACCAAAGTCACTCAAGAGAACATATTGAGACTACAGTGGACCAGCAACGTTGAGTGGCACACGGACCACTTCAGGATAGTGCCAGGAACATGTTATTAGCTGCCTGGCTACTTCCATCTCTACTCTGCACGGCACACAGTGTGCAGAGGTCCACCACTGTGCCACTAAAGGAAAGTGGTTTGGAATATGAGCGCGCGCAACataaacaacatgaaagcatGGCTCCATCCTGCCTTGTATCAACGGTTCTGCTActggtggtgtaatggtgtgggggacATTTTCTTGGCATACTTTTGGCCTCTTAGTAATAATTGAGCACCGTTTAAATGCCGCATCCTACCTATTGttgctgaccatgtccatccctttatgaccACAATGTACCATCTTCAGATGGGTACTTCCAGCAGGACATGTCACAAAGCAATCCTCTCAaactggtttcttgaacatgtcaATGAGTTCCCTGTACTCCAATGGCCTCCAAAGCCACCAGATACGGGCGATCCGCATCATGGATGTCCAGCCAACAAATCATGTCAATATGGACCAAAATCTCTGAGGAATGTTGTGACTAATATAGTGGGCGGTGAGTataatttttatatatatatatattttttgtttttgttttataaaatatatatatatatacagtaatccctcgtttatcgcgggggttacgttccgaaaatgacccgcgataagtgaaatccgcgaaatagaaaactttttttttttttttacaattagcaactattacatgtataaaaatacagtgactcgcgtgtaggccgtttcactgctcttcagactgggccgctgcatcctgactgcgctctgcagtgttctcttcttctgaagcccgcggtgcaggtgtgttttttcgggagaagaacatagtgataggcagctgttgtcgctcttttttcttctttgcaaaaagatccttgtacaccgacatgccaccatcgattacgttggagaactgtaatgaacggctcgggagtgagtttttagcgaatcagaatgcagagcacaatgcaccaaaaaaaaaaaaaatgcaatatgaaaatccgcgaaatagcgaatccgcgataagtgaaccgcgaagtggcgagggatcactgtatatattttgtttttgttttataaaatatatatatatatatattttttatacaatatatatattttttttttttcttaaaaaattCCTAAAAATAGTGAAATTGTGTCAGACTGACCTTTTGAGTAGCAGACAATGGCCTGTCTGATGTTGTCCTGCTCCAGAGACATTTCTGCCAGTCTGATCCACTCCTCACAGGCGGCGGAGTTCAGGTGGGCTGCGATCAGACCAAACTGCAGCGCCTTGTCCATGTCTAGGTCATCCTCATAGATCATGGCCAATGTGGAGAAAGGCTCATGGGCCAAAGGAGCTGGAAGAGAAGGGGAAGACTATTCATTTGCAAGTTGCAACTCCAGAAACGTGCAGGACTTGGTTACATACCCTGTCTTACGATCTCCATACACATCAGGATGgcgtcctccttctctcctctggcGTAGCGAATGTTGGCCTCGCCCATCAAGCCTCTCAGAGCTCGGGGGAGCTTGCTTCGATGACGCCGTTcctggacacgcacacacatgaagTCAAACTGTCATATATCAAGAGCTGGGAAACAGGCTGACAAcccccacacctcctcctcctcaccctcatcATTTTATCGTTCTCTCGGCTCAGCTCCATCTCCAGGGCAAACACGTCCCCCACCGTTGGGTCCTCTGCTGCACAATCCTCGCTCTCTTCCTCCAGCGCTTTCTTTTTCTGGCCCCTCCGTCTTTTTCCCCGCAGCTTCAGCCTCTTCTTCGCCAACACCTTCTCCATCTTcgctttttcctcttcctcgacCTTGtagtcatcatcttcatcatcatcagcatagCTTAGGCTGTCCTCCTCCGGCTCGTCTGAAGATGGCGGCTCCGGCCTGTCTGCCAGCATGGAGGCAAAGACCTGCTGGACTCCCGGGCTGACTCCCTCCTCTAACAGGAGGGGAGCGTGTTGTCAAGTGATGTCATCAACACTTATAAAGTAATAACATCATATAATAATGTGAATTGTCTGAACCATATCTTCTTTCTGCCTAGTTGCAAACAAGGATTCCCGATTATCATCATGTATTGTTAGTACTATTATTATCAGGAGAGTTTAATGTCTTAATATCTAGATTTGTTTCTCAGGCAATATTAAAGTCATGTaacaaaggttttaaaaaaaacaagataattTGTCGGAACTAATGAGATCAATAGCAGATATTTTCCCAATTTCATATTGCAATAACATACAGCTTAGTGTCATATACGACAGAGAAAACCAGCAAATGTGTAGGACTAAGATATGGAAACAGGTAGGATTTACGTaggtaactttaaaaaaaaaatgtt
Coding sequences:
- the gtf3c3 gene encoding general transcription factor 3C polypeptide 3 isoform X2; this encodes MSGFSSELIDYLEGRITFEEFDQRRDERKATESEVPADGVQEDAKPSTSAPIPSNVEEGVSPGVQQVFASMLADRPEPPSSDEPEEDSLSYADDDEDDDYKVEEEEKAKMEKVLAKKRLKLRGKRRRGQKKKALEEESEDCAAEDPTVGDVFALEMELSRENDKMMRERRHRSKLPRALRGLMGEANIRYARGEKEDAILMCMEIVRQAPLAHEPFSTLAMIYEDDLDMDKALQFGLIAAHLNSAACEEWIRLAEMSLEQDNIRQAIVCYSKAIKSDPTNVRYLWERASLHMRLGEHKQCMDGYRRILSLLPMEDGEHFMQLSKDMAKSYYESNDLPSALGVIEEALERHPSLVSDDLINMAAELYVANRQYNKALQVLVQFAGIVLECNESTSGCDRKQQQQEKEEEEKAGEETNETNEEDAKTEAEIALKDNCEIKDVLVPDSTPVDLRAKLTVCLIHLHVNTPLEGLVSSLMEQSPDEIGDLYLDVGEAFLDEGEYMSALPLLSALVISEQYNLAVVWLRHAECLKALGHMEAAAQSYTKVVDMAPQHLEARLSLATLQQQLGRPERALKALESMYDSETLAQDSSAAQKELKLLLHRSTLLKTQGETQDYLDAMITMISMLLKVAMQRAMVCVRSVTVSGKSHLRLVKATLPEIADHEAAYLDNTGKTNVLSKEDWWQLLVSCVLTLCDVRRYEEAELLVESAMEFYSFYDNKPRRKEMECFGLSATILDLNHYKAYNYIRLMLMESVDRPQLWNIFNQLTITSHHQRHHRFCLRMLLKNPTNLALGFLCGHNALVSGSFKHALGQYIQVFQNQPTVPLHSLCVGLTFIHMASQKYVDKRHTLVMQGFSFLWRYVDLRGVCQETMYNLGRALHQIGLTHLAIHYYKAALDLPAQKLEGLPDDHGDLRREIAFNLSLIYQASGNMGMAHQLINTHCII
- the gtf3c3 gene encoding general transcription factor 3C polypeptide 3 isoform X1, coding for MSGFSSELIDYLEGRITFEEFDQRRDERKATESEVPADGVQEDAKPSTSAPIPSNVGKYEEGVSPGVQQVFASMLADRPEPPSSDEPEEDSLSYADDDEDDDYKVEEEEKAKMEKVLAKKRLKLRGKRRRGQKKKALEEESEDCAAEDPTVGDVFALEMELSRENDKMMRERRHRSKLPRALRGLMGEANIRYARGEKEDAILMCMEIVRQAPLAHEPFSTLAMIYEDDLDMDKALQFGLIAAHLNSAACEEWIRLAEMSLEQDNIRQAIVCYSKAIKSDPTNVRYLWERASLHMRLGEHKQCMDGYRRILSLLPMEDGEHFMQLSKDMAKSYYESNDLPSALGVIEEALERHPSLVSDDLINMAAELYVANRQYNKALQVLVQFAGIVLECNESTSGCDRKQQQQEKEEEEKAGEETNETNEEDAKTEAEIALKDNCEIKDVLVPDSTPVDLRAKLTVCLIHLHVNTPLEGLVSSLMEQSPDEIGDLYLDVGEAFLDEGEYMSALPLLSALVISEQYNLAVVWLRHAECLKALGHMEAAAQSYTKVVDMAPQHLEARLSLATLQQQLGRPERALKALESMYDSETLAQDSSAAQKELKLLLHRSTLLKTQGETQDYLDAMITMISMLLKVAMQRAMVCVRSVTVSGKSHLRLVKATLPEIADHEAAYLDNTGKTNVLSKEDWWQLLVSCVLTLCDVRRYEEAELLVESAMEFYSFYDNKPRRKEMECFGLSATILDLNHYKAYNYIRLMLMESVDRPQLWNIFNQLTITSHHQRHHRFCLRMLLKNPTNLALGFLCGHNALVSGSFKHALGQYIQVFQNQPTVPLHSLCVGLTFIHMASQKYVDKRHTLVMQGFSFLWRYVDLRGVCQETMYNLGRALHQIGLTHLAIHYYKAALDLPAQKLEGLPDDHGDLRREIAFNLSLIYQASGNMGMAHQLINTHCII